In Asanoa sp. WMMD1127, one genomic interval encodes:
- a CDS encoding class I SAM-dependent methyltransferase codes for MTDTWIADTRTSYDTVAASYAERMRDSLVGVPYISGVLALFADLVSQGGGGPVADVGCGPGHVTAHLAGLGVDAFGVDLSPGMVDAARREHPGLRFEVGTMTGLQLGDASVAGVLSFWSTVHVPDDAMPGILGEFHRVLRPGGPVLLGFHVGDKQTHKTEGYGGHPMNVMVFRRPLARVSDWLRAADFTVEAELLLEPDDPLPAGVVIGRR; via the coding sequence GTGACGGACACCTGGATAGCGGACACGCGGACCTCCTACGACACCGTGGCGGCGAGCTACGCCGAGCGGATGCGCGACTCGCTCGTCGGCGTGCCCTACATCAGCGGCGTGCTCGCGCTCTTCGCCGACCTGGTGTCCCAGGGCGGCGGCGGGCCGGTGGCCGACGTCGGGTGCGGGCCGGGTCACGTCACCGCGCACCTCGCCGGCCTGGGCGTCGACGCGTTCGGCGTCGACCTCTCCCCCGGGATGGTCGACGCGGCCCGGCGGGAGCATCCAGGGTTGCGCTTCGAGGTCGGCACGATGACCGGTCTCCAGCTCGGGGACGCGTCCGTGGCCGGGGTGCTGTCGTTCTGGTCCACGGTGCACGTGCCCGACGACGCCATGCCCGGGATCCTGGGCGAGTTCCATCGCGTCCTGCGCCCCGGCGGCCCGGTCCTGCTCGGCTTCCACGTGGGTGACAAGCAGACGCACAAGACCGAGGGGTACGGCGGCCACCCGATGAACGTCATGGTGTTCCGCCGCCCCCTCGCCCGCGTGAGCGACTGGCTGCGCGCGGCCGACTTCACGGTCGAGGCCGAGCTCCTCCTCGAACCCGACGACCCCCTGCCCGCCGGCGTGGTGATCGGCCGCCGCTAG
- a CDS encoding family 78 glycoside hydrolase catalytic domain produces MVRPAAPTPVRFDHRTDAGAVLAVPSRTPRLSWQIPHAPAGFTAAAYELEITVDDGSPTTHLVESAEQVLVPWPAAPIASRQRVTVRVRVRDAGGDWTDWSPPARAEGGLFDPADWTARFVSPRTLGAPGAPAPLLRGRLDVPGEVTKARLYVTSHGLHRAELNGERVGDDELAPGWTSYPHRLRYRAHDVTELVRSGANTLDVALGNGWFRGRLGFRGGRALYGDRLALLAQLEVTTADGRTHRLATDESWAAGETDIVADDNYDGQRTDLRRPARPAETTDPVDVLDADLGRLVAPEGPPVRVTEVLPAVAVTTSPSGRTLVDFGQNLVGWVRLRARGLAAGSEVTVRHAEVLEDGELGVRPLKTAKATDAYVLAGPDEVTLEPVFTFHGFRYAEVSGVADLRADDVEAVVVGTDLRRTGWFESSHPLLNRFHDNVVWSARGNFLDVPTDCPQRDERLGWTGDIQVFAPTATFLFDAAGFLTTWLADLAAEQYPDGSVPFVVPDVLHTERAAAAAWGDAATVVPWVVYQRTGDAGILATQLPSMRAWVDRMAALAGKDCLWTGGFQFGDWLDPTAPPEAPAAAKADPDVIATAHLARSAEIVASAAAVLGDEDTRAHYADLAARTRDAFAREYVTAGGRVISDAQTVYALALEWALLPGERERAGAGRRLADLVRTSGFRISTGFVGTPLIADALTSAGAGDVAHRLLLQTGVPSWLYAVTMGATTVWERWDSMLPDGRINPGEMTSFNHYALGAVADWLHRTVAGLAPAAPGYRSLVVRPLPGPVLTSAAARHLTPYGEAAVSWTRAGGRFALSVRVPVGSTATVHLPDGSDPVEVGHGSHEFDCADPYPSVPAMPGDPTVRDVLDHEPTWASVVALAAELDVTHDDRDAAARTLAYLDAPAREIAEALAPAGLAPQAETFRARLVALLG; encoded by the coding sequence ATGGTCCGCCCCGCCGCCCCCACCCCCGTCCGGTTCGACCACCGCACCGACGCCGGCGCCGTCCTCGCCGTGCCGAGCCGCACCCCCCGCCTCTCCTGGCAGATCCCCCACGCGCCGGCCGGCTTCACGGCCGCCGCCTACGAGCTCGAGATCACCGTCGACGATGGATCGCCCACGACCCACCTGGTCGAGTCGGCCGAGCAGGTCCTGGTCCCGTGGCCGGCCGCCCCGATCGCCTCGCGCCAGCGGGTCACGGTCCGCGTCCGGGTCCGCGACGCCGGCGGGGACTGGACCGACTGGAGCCCACCGGCGCGGGCCGAGGGCGGCCTGTTCGACCCGGCCGACTGGACCGCCCGGTTCGTCAGCCCGCGCACGCTCGGCGCCCCGGGCGCGCCCGCGCCGCTGCTGCGCGGCCGGCTCGACGTGCCCGGCGAGGTCACCAAAGCCCGGCTCTACGTGACCAGCCACGGCCTGCACCGCGCCGAGCTCAACGGCGAGCGGGTAGGCGACGACGAGCTCGCCCCGGGCTGGACGAGCTATCCCCACCGGCTGCGCTACCGGGCGCACGACGTGACCGAGCTGGTCCGGTCCGGGGCCAACACGCTCGACGTGGCGCTCGGCAACGGCTGGTTCCGCGGCCGGCTCGGCTTCCGCGGCGGCCGCGCCCTCTACGGCGACCGCCTCGCCCTGCTGGCCCAGCTCGAGGTGACCACCGCCGACGGGCGGACCCACCGGCTGGCCACCGACGAGAGCTGGGCGGCCGGCGAGACGGACATCGTCGCCGACGACAACTACGACGGCCAGCGCACCGACCTGCGCCGCCCGGCCCGACCGGCCGAGACGACCGACCCCGTCGACGTGCTCGACGCCGACCTGGGCCGGCTCGTCGCGCCCGAGGGTCCGCCGGTGCGGGTCACCGAGGTGCTGCCGGCGGTCGCGGTCACCACCTCGCCGTCCGGCCGCACGCTGGTCGACTTCGGCCAGAACCTGGTCGGCTGGGTCCGGCTGCGCGCCCGCGGGCTGGCCGCCGGCAGCGAGGTGACGGTCCGGCACGCCGAGGTGCTCGAGGACGGCGAGCTCGGCGTGCGCCCGCTCAAGACCGCCAAGGCCACCGACGCGTACGTCCTGGCCGGTCCCGACGAGGTCACGCTGGAGCCGGTCTTCACCTTCCACGGCTTCCGCTACGCCGAGGTCAGCGGGGTGGCCGACCTGCGCGCGGACGACGTCGAGGCGGTCGTCGTCGGCACCGACCTGCGCCGCACGGGCTGGTTCGAGTCGTCGCACCCGCTGCTCAACCGGTTCCACGACAACGTGGTGTGGAGCGCCCGCGGCAACTTCCTCGACGTGCCCACCGACTGCCCGCAGCGCGACGAGCGGCTCGGCTGGACCGGCGACATCCAGGTGTTCGCGCCGACGGCGACGTTCCTGTTCGACGCGGCCGGCTTCCTCACCACCTGGCTGGCCGACCTCGCGGCCGAGCAGTACCCCGACGGCTCCGTGCCGTTCGTCGTCCCGGACGTGCTGCACACCGAGCGCGCGGCCGCGGCCGCCTGGGGGGACGCGGCGACCGTCGTGCCCTGGGTGGTCTACCAGCGCACCGGCGACGCCGGCATCCTCGCGACCCAGCTGCCCAGCATGCGGGCGTGGGTCGACCGGATGGCCGCGCTCGCCGGCAAGGACTGCCTGTGGACCGGCGGTTTCCAGTTCGGCGACTGGCTCGACCCGACCGCCCCGCCGGAGGCCCCGGCCGCCGCGAAGGCCGACCCGGACGTCATCGCGACCGCGCACCTGGCCCGCTCGGCCGAGATCGTCGCGTCGGCCGCCGCCGTGCTGGGCGACGAGGACACGCGAGCGCACTACGCCGACCTGGCCGCGCGTACCCGGGACGCCTTCGCCCGTGAGTACGTCACCGCCGGCGGTCGCGTGATCAGCGACGCCCAGACGGTCTACGCGCTCGCGCTCGAGTGGGCGCTGCTGCCCGGCGAGCGGGAGCGGGCCGGCGCCGGCCGCCGGCTGGCCGACCTCGTGCGTACCTCCGGCTTCCGGATCAGCACGGGCTTCGTCGGCACGCCGCTGATCGCGGACGCGCTGACCTCGGCGGGCGCGGGCGACGTGGCGCACCGGCTGCTGCTGCAGACCGGCGTGCCGTCGTGGCTCTACGCGGTCACGATGGGCGCGACGACGGTCTGGGAACGGTGGGACAGCATGCTCCCGGACGGCCGGATCAACCCGGGCGAGATGACCTCGTTCAACCACTACGCGCTCGGGGCCGTCGCGGACTGGCTGCACCGCACGGTCGCGGGGCTCGCGCCGGCCGCGCCGGGCTACCGGAGCCTGGTCGTGCGCCCGCTGCCCGGCCCGGTGCTGACCTCGGCCGCCGCCCGCCACCTCACTCCCTACGGCGAGGCCGCGGTCTCCTGGACCCGGGCCGGCGGCCGGTTCGCCCTGTCGGTGCGGGTGCCGGTGGGCAGCACGGCGACCGTGCACCTGCCGGACGGCAGCGACCCGGTCGAGGTCGGCCACGGCAGCCACGAGTTCGACTGCGCCGACCCGTACCCGAGCGTTCCCGCCATGCCCGGCGACCCGACCGTGCGCGACGTGCTCGACCACGAGCCGACGTGGGCCTCGGTGGTGGCGCTGGCGGCGGAGCTCGACGTCACGCACGACGACCGCGACGCGGCCGCGCGGACCCTGGCCTACCTCGACGCGCCGGCGCGGGAGATCGCCGAGGCGCTGGCCCCGGCCGGGCTCGCGCCGCAGGCCGAGACGTTCCGTGCGCGGCTGGTGGCGCTGCTCGGCTGA
- a CDS encoding DUF2231 domain-containing protein, with translation MHARIRALGHPVHPMLVMFPAALFVTGTIFDLVQLIGDNAVFGEVGFWTITVGLIGGVLAGATGFADWTKIPAGTRAKRVGRLHGLLNAVVLVLFLVAWLLRVGEEGHEAGAFAFVLEVLAVAIAGSAAWLGGELVDRLGIGVDPDAHADAPPSTAART, from the coding sequence ATGCACGCACGGATCCGGGCGCTGGGCCACCCCGTCCACCCCATGCTCGTCATGTTCCCGGCGGCGCTGTTCGTCACGGGCACGATCTTCGACCTCGTCCAGCTGATCGGTGACAACGCCGTCTTCGGCGAGGTCGGCTTCTGGACGATCACCGTCGGCCTGATCGGCGGGGTCCTGGCCGGCGCGACCGGCTTCGCCGACTGGACCAAGATCCCGGCCGGCACCCGGGCGAAGCGCGTCGGCCGGCTGCACGGCCTGCTGAACGCCGTCGTCCTGGTGCTGTTCCTGGTCGCCTGGCTGCTGCGGGTCGGCGAGGAGGGCCACGAGGCCGGCGCGTTCGCCTTCGTGCTCGAGGTGCTCGCGGTGGCGATCGCCGGCAGCGCCGCCTGGCTCGGCGGCGAGCTGGTCGACCGGCTCGGCATCGGCGTCGACCCGGACGCCCACGCCGACGCCCCACCCTCGACGGCGGCGCGCACTTGA
- a CDS encoding SRPBCC family protein: MSETRLVIDTTPERIFAVLADGWSYASWVVGAAHIRDVDAAWPAVGSRIHHRLGPWPVQIDDQTTVRAVEPDRLIELDAKMWPVGKAIVRLTLQPVSASSTVVTMSEEIVSGMPRLLPDAIQSVMLKPRNHEALRRLSDIAVHRDPV, from the coding sequence GTGAGCGAGACGCGTCTGGTCATCGACACCACCCCCGAGCGCATCTTCGCGGTGCTCGCCGACGGGTGGAGCTATGCGAGCTGGGTCGTCGGCGCGGCGCACATCCGCGACGTCGACGCCGCCTGGCCCGCCGTGGGCAGCCGCATCCACCACCGGCTCGGCCCCTGGCCGGTGCAGATCGACGACCAGACGACCGTACGCGCGGTGGAGCCCGACCGCCTGATCGAGCTCGACGCCAAGATGTGGCCGGTCGGCAAGGCGATCGTCCGGCTGACCCTGCAACCGGTCTCGGCGTCGTCCACCGTGGTCACGATGTCCGAGGAGATCGTCTCGGGCATGCCCCGGCTGCTCCCCGACGCGATCCAGTCGGTCATGCTCAAGCCCCGCAACCACGAGGCGCTGCGCCGGCTGAGCGACATCGCGGTCCATCGCGACCCGGTTTGA
- a CDS encoding glycoside hydrolase family 3 C-terminal domain-containing protein — protein MTDLDLRAKVRLLTGASVFTLAPEPAVGLHEVRLSDGPTGVRGLTFSGGPVVSLFPNATLLAAAWSEDVAHEVGRLLAEEAMAQRIHVVLGPTINLHRSPLGGRLFEAYSEDPLLTGRLAAAYVRGMQANGVAACLKHLVANESETDRTTVDSVVDEATLREVYLLPFEIAVAEADAWSVMAAYNDVNGVPATEQHHVINEILKGEWGWTGLVVSDWFATKSAAPAANGGLDLVMPGPDGPWGDALVAAVGSGAVAESVVNDHVARLLRLADRVGALGTPRAWPADLPAPDSPTRREQLTRLAAAGMTVLTNRAGALPLRRGETVALVGRHALETIGMGGGSAQVNPPHQVSVTDGLTALLGTAVTVTDGVEVRSRPVPARPDFLTDLRFTLRAGDGSVLDTRGGAATVVGFDDGLAGRVATIDVEGRFTAGGPVEVGGIGAGSWRLRAGTASVAHDLAVPAGGFGAEILAPPAGTSVVTVAPGDVLSGSVTLPAGHGPLSGVGRYAVVARPAPRDADEVIAAAAAAGAAADVAVVVVGLTEEEETEAVDKHTLRLPGRQDDLVSAVAAAARRTVVVVNAATPVLMPWRDEVDAILWVGLPGQEGGHAVAAALLGDVEPAGRLVTTFPAADGASPAWSVTPVDGKLPYTEGTFVGYRGHHAGRASEPAFWFGHGLGYGAWAYADAAWSGDALTVSVTNTGGRAGREVVQVYFAPSEQDQPVRLVGWQAVEAAPGESVTVTVTGDRRLWRRWAGDGWATLSGSGRLLVARGLGDVRAAIEV, from the coding sequence GTGACGGACCTCGACCTGCGCGCCAAGGTGCGCCTGCTGACCGGCGCGAGCGTGTTCACGCTCGCGCCGGAGCCGGCCGTCGGCCTCCACGAGGTGCGCCTGTCGGACGGACCCACCGGCGTACGCGGCCTGACCTTCTCCGGCGGTCCGGTGGTCTCGCTGTTTCCCAACGCCACCCTGCTCGCCGCCGCCTGGAGCGAGGACGTGGCGCACGAGGTGGGCCGGCTGCTCGCCGAGGAGGCGATGGCGCAGCGGATCCACGTCGTGCTCGGTCCGACGATCAACCTGCACCGGTCGCCGCTGGGCGGTCGGCTGTTCGAGGCGTACTCCGAGGATCCGCTGCTGACCGGCAGGCTGGCGGCGGCGTACGTGCGGGGCATGCAGGCCAACGGCGTCGCCGCCTGCCTCAAGCACCTGGTCGCCAACGAGTCCGAGACCGACCGGACGACCGTCGACAGCGTGGTCGACGAGGCGACGCTGCGCGAGGTCTACCTGCTGCCGTTCGAGATCGCCGTGGCGGAGGCCGACGCGTGGTCGGTGATGGCCGCCTACAACGACGTCAACGGTGTGCCCGCGACCGAGCAGCACCACGTGATCAACGAGATTCTCAAGGGGGAGTGGGGCTGGACCGGCCTGGTCGTCTCCGACTGGTTCGCCACCAAGAGCGCCGCCCCGGCCGCGAACGGCGGCCTCGACCTGGTGATGCCCGGGCCGGACGGGCCGTGGGGCGACGCGCTCGTGGCGGCCGTCGGGTCCGGCGCCGTCGCCGAGTCGGTGGTCAACGACCACGTGGCCCGGCTGCTCCGGCTGGCCGACCGGGTGGGCGCGCTCGGCACGCCGCGGGCCTGGCCCGCCGACCTGCCGGCGCCCGACAGCCCGACCCGGCGGGAGCAGCTGACCCGGCTGGCGGCGGCCGGGATGACGGTGCTGACCAACCGGGCGGGCGCGCTGCCGCTGCGGCGTGGCGAGACGGTCGCGCTGGTCGGGCGGCACGCGCTCGAGACCATCGGCATGGGTGGCGGGTCGGCCCAGGTCAACCCGCCGCACCAGGTCAGTGTCACGGACGGGCTGACCGCGCTGCTGGGCACCGCCGTGACCGTTACCGACGGCGTCGAGGTGCGGTCGCGGCCGGTGCCGGCGCGGCCGGACTTTCTGACCGACCTGCGCTTCACGTTGCGCGCGGGCGACGGTTCGGTGCTCGACACCCGGGGCGGCGCCGCCACCGTGGTCGGCTTCGACGACGGACTCGCCGGGCGGGTCGCGACGATCGACGTCGAGGGCCGGTTCACCGCCGGTGGCCCGGTCGAGGTGGGCGGGATCGGCGCGGGGTCCTGGCGGTTGCGGGCGGGCACCGCGTCGGTGGCACACGACCTCGCGGTGCCCGCCGGCGGTTTCGGCGCGGAGATCCTCGCGCCGCCGGCCGGGACCAGCGTGGTCACGGTGGCGCCCGGCGACGTGCTGTCAGGGTCGGTCACCCTGCCGGCGGGCCACGGCCCGCTCAGCGGGGTCGGCCGCTACGCAGTGGTGGCCCGACCGGCGCCGCGGGACGCCGACGAGGTGATCGCCGCCGCGGCGGCCGCCGGCGCCGCCGCCGACGTGGCCGTGGTCGTCGTCGGGCTCACCGAGGAGGAGGAGACCGAGGCGGTCGACAAGCACACCCTGCGCCTGCCGGGCCGCCAGGACGACCTGGTGAGCGCCGTCGCCGCCGCGGCACGGCGGACGGTGGTGGTGGTCAACGCCGCGACACCGGTGCTCATGCCGTGGCGGGACGAGGTCGACGCGATCCTCTGGGTCGGGCTGCCGGGTCAGGAGGGCGGGCACGCCGTCGCGGCGGCCCTGCTCGGCGACGTCGAGCCGGCCGGCCGGCTCGTCACCACGTTTCCCGCCGCCGACGGCGCGAGCCCGGCGTGGTCGGTGACGCCCGTCGACGGCAAGCTGCCCTACACCGAAGGCACGTTCGTCGGCTATCGCGGCCACCACGCGGGCCGGGCGTCGGAGCCGGCGTTCTGGTTCGGGCACGGCCTCGGCTACGGCGCGTGGGCCTACGCCGACGCCGCCTGGTCCGGCGACGCGCTCACCGTCAGCGTCACCAACACCGGCGGGCGGGCCGGCCGGGAGGTCGTGCAGGTCTACTTCGCACCGTCCGAACAGGACCAGCCGGTGCGGCTGGTCGGCTGGCAGGCGGTGGAGGCCGCGCCGGGCGAGTCGGTGACGGTCACGGTCACCGGCGACCGCCGGCTCTGGCGGCGCTGGGCCGGCGACGGCTGGGCCACCCTTTCCGGCTCGGGCCGGCTGCTGGTGGCCCGGGGCCTCGGCGACGTGCGGGCCGCGATCGAGGTCTAG
- a CDS encoding glycoside hydrolase family 3 C-terminal domain-containing protein, with amino-acid sequence MHLRPTARRLALALAAVLALPAAQLVPAPAAADTDCARVPWMNTHRSPEQRARALLAASTLDQRLRWLDEQSANNPAQTTFTTARPREVPPDQFTPVTFTMPAQVPCTPTIQYTDAPSAIAGAGAGVTVFPANVSLSASWDTALARAKGVAMGHEAWRKQRNVLLGPGIASGRDPRSGRTSEYLGEDPVLSGLMAAAYSRGVGANPAEPVESVLKHFVANEQEIDRNNSSSNVDGRTLREIYTLPYEIAIDRGDVGGVMCSYNQVNHAWACGSRQLLDRILKREIGFDGWTVSDFGARHSLADDPPSLRAGLDQELNAWRYWTPMAIKDLIAQGTLRVADVDEAAYRIVRAHIAAGLFDVPRIAAPDADVSTPASVALAKTLAERGAVLLKNDGALPLAASARRIAVIGPTAANTPATGDVDASSVCLHTAPNIPCTAAAPLDAITARAPGTVAYADGSDVAAAVATAAAADVAVVFGYYQEGEFADRPNIALDGNGDALIEAVAAANPNTVVVLQTGGPVTMPWLDDVKGVLEVWYAGEQVGPATAALLFGDAAPSGKLTHSFPRSEADLPTAGHPDRYPGVFVDGSTVRQVDYSEGLEVGYRWYAAQGVAPLFPFGHGLTYTSFAYRDLRVESGRDGLRVRFRLTNTGQRAGTETAQAYVELPAAAGEPAKRLLGWQRVTLAPGRSTTVEIRLSAADLADLHLLQHWDGRWTTAKGRYTVTVGGSFDTALSDRFTLR; translated from the coding sequence ATGCATCTCCGACCCACCGCGCGCCGCCTCGCCCTCGCGCTGGCCGCCGTCCTCGCGCTGCCCGCGGCGCAACTCGTGCCCGCGCCGGCGGCCGCCGACACCGACTGCGCCCGGGTCCCGTGGATGAACACCCACAGGTCGCCGGAGCAGCGGGCCCGCGCCCTGCTCGCGGCCTCGACGCTCGACCAGAGGCTGCGCTGGCTCGACGAGCAGTCCGCCAACAACCCCGCGCAGACGACGTTCACCACCGCGCGGCCCCGCGAGGTGCCGCCCGACCAGTTCACCCCGGTCACGTTCACGATGCCGGCGCAGGTGCCCTGCACGCCGACGATCCAGTACACCGACGCGCCGTCGGCCATCGCCGGCGCCGGGGCGGGCGTCACGGTGTTCCCCGCCAACGTCTCGCTGTCGGCGTCGTGGGACACCGCGCTGGCCCGCGCGAAGGGCGTCGCCATGGGCCACGAGGCCTGGCGCAAGCAGCGCAACGTGCTGCTGGGCCCGGGCATCGCCAGCGGGCGGGACCCGCGCAGCGGCCGCACCTCGGAGTATCTCGGCGAGGACCCGGTGCTCTCCGGCCTCATGGCCGCCGCCTACAGCCGGGGCGTGGGCGCCAACCCGGCCGAGCCGGTGGAGTCGGTGCTCAAGCACTTCGTGGCCAACGAGCAGGAGATCGACCGCAACAACAGCTCGTCCAACGTGGACGGCCGCACGCTGCGGGAGATCTACACCCTGCCCTACGAGATCGCGATCGACCGCGGCGACGTCGGCGGCGTGATGTGCTCCTACAACCAGGTCAACCACGCCTGGGCCTGCGGGAGCCGCCAGCTGCTGGACCGGATCCTCAAGCGGGAGATCGGCTTCGACGGCTGGACGGTCAGCGACTTCGGCGCCCGCCACTCGCTGGCCGACGACCCGCCGTCGCTGCGGGCCGGCCTCGACCAGGAGCTCAACGCCTGGCGCTACTGGACGCCGATGGCCATCAAGGACCTGATCGCCCAGGGGACGCTGCGGGTCGCCGACGTCGACGAGGCCGCCTACCGGATCGTCCGGGCGCACATCGCCGCCGGGCTGTTCGACGTGCCGCGGATCGCCGCGCCCGACGCGGACGTCTCGACGCCGGCCAGCGTGGCGCTGGCGAAGACCCTGGCCGAACGCGGGGCGGTGCTGCTCAAGAACGACGGCGCGTTGCCGCTGGCCGCGAGCGCGCGGCGGATCGCGGTGATCGGCCCGACCGCAGCCAACACCCCGGCCACCGGCGACGTCGACGCGTCCAGCGTCTGCCTGCACACCGCGCCCAACATCCCGTGCACGGCCGCCGCGCCGCTCGACGCGATCACCGCCCGGGCGCCCGGAACGGTCGCCTACGCCGACGGCAGCGACGTGGCCGCCGCGGTGGCGACCGCGGCCGCGGCCGACGTGGCGGTGGTGTTCGGCTACTACCAGGAGGGCGAGTTCGCCGACCGGCCGAACATCGCGCTCGACGGCAACGGCGACGCGCTGATCGAAGCGGTCGCGGCGGCCAACCCGAACACCGTGGTCGTGCTGCAGACCGGCGGCCCGGTCACCATGCCGTGGCTCGACGACGTCAAGGGCGTGCTCGAGGTCTGGTACGCCGGCGAGCAGGTCGGCCCGGCGACCGCCGCCCTGCTCTTCGGCGACGCGGCGCCGAGCGGCAAGCTGACCCACTCGTTCCCGCGCAGCGAGGCCGACCTGCCGACCGCCGGCCACCCCGACCGCTACCCGGGCGTGTTCGTCGACGGCTCGACCGTGCGCCAGGTCGACTACAGCGAGGGACTCGAGGTCGGCTACCGCTGGTACGCCGCGCAGGGTGTCGCCCCGCTGTTCCCGTTCGGCCACGGGCTGACGTACACCTCGTTCGCCTATCGCGATCTGCGGGTCGAGAGCGGGCGCGACGGGTTGCGGGTGCGGTTCCGGCTGACCAACACCGGGCAGCGGGCCGGCACCGAGACCGCACAGGCCTATGTGGAGCTTCCCGCCGCGGCCGGGGAACCGGCGAAGCGGCTGCTCGGCTGGCAGCGGGTCACCCTCGCGCCCGGCCGCTCCACCACCGTCGAGATCCGGCTCAGCGCGGCCGACCTGGCCGACCTGCACCTGCTGCAGCACTGGGACGGCCGGTGGACCACCGCGAAGGGGCGCTACACGGTCACCGTCGGCGGGTCGTTCGACACCGCGCTCAGCGACCGGTTCACTCTCCGGTGA
- a CDS encoding endonuclease/exonuclease/phosphatase family protein: MTQLRVLSLNLWARHGDWDRRRDVLAAGLRELSPDLVAAQEAIVDDAGDQLADLLDNGYQVVHQTRGLVGDGRHHGVSIASRWPVERVHEVDLHLTPRTGAYSCGTLLVEVRAPAPLGRVVLVDHGPSWPWWAEAERELQAVAAARAIEEFVGDGPAHVVVGGDFNAEPETASMRFWSGRQSLDGLSVAYRDAWESCRGGAHGWTFDPRNPLTAVDEPGLDRGRRIDYVLVRCGDHGPSLAVRDVGLAFNQPVGGVWATDHFGVYADLAAVDL; the protein is encoded by the coding sequence TTGACGCAGCTGCGGGTGCTCAGCCTCAACCTGTGGGCGCGGCACGGCGACTGGGACCGCCGCCGCGACGTGCTCGCCGCCGGCCTGCGCGAGCTCTCGCCGGACCTGGTGGCCGCACAGGAGGCGATCGTCGACGACGCCGGCGACCAGCTCGCGGACCTGCTCGACAACGGCTACCAGGTCGTGCACCAGACGCGCGGCCTGGTGGGCGACGGGCGGCACCACGGCGTGTCGATCGCCAGCCGCTGGCCGGTGGAGCGGGTGCACGAGGTGGACCTGCACCTGACGCCCCGCACGGGCGCCTACTCGTGCGGGACGCTGCTGGTCGAGGTGCGGGCACCCGCCCCGCTGGGCCGGGTCGTCCTGGTCGACCACGGCCCGTCGTGGCCGTGGTGGGCGGAGGCGGAACGGGAGCTCCAGGCGGTCGCGGCCGCCCGCGCGATCGAGGAGTTCGTCGGCGACGGACCCGCCCACGTCGTGGTCGGCGGCGACTTCAACGCCGAACCCGAGACCGCGAGCATGCGGTTCTGGTCAGGCCGGCAGTCGCTCGACGGTCTCAGCGTGGCCTACCGCGACGCCTGGGAGAGCTGCCGCGGCGGCGCCCACGGTTGGACGTTCGATCCGCGCAACCCGCTGACCGCCGTCGACGAACCGGGCCTGGATCGCGGCCGGCGGATCGACTACGTGCTGGTCCGGTGCGGCGACCACGGCCCGAGCCTCGCGGTCCGCGACGTCGGCCTGGCGTTCAACCAGCCGGTGGGCGGGGTGTGGGCGACCGACCACTTCGGCGTGTACGCGGACCTCGCCGCAGTGGATCTCTGA